The Besnoitia besnoiti strain Bb-Ger1 chromosome Unknown contig00040, whole genome shotgun sequence genome includes a region encoding these proteins:
- a CDS encoding uncharacterized protein (encoded by transcript BESB_057960) — MESSFSCYLIGIACPEYNTEDDSGYEIQTTKFFMIAVHHHPTGLLKTAKSVGFQYPTTLRLFHIGYVLGVIYGFLFSLILTARENYYSDASLISSIVLGVIISETGLFISFFWGVYTTSWTTGLDLEGLCLPDPSSLVLFMTIMLSALSIVVSSVYLKNQHLYTSCTNIMTFTLFVPYLPYYLIGLIFLQTAFGLIELSHPDNSIPVNRFVTPLHIVPEWYFLAYYAVLKVIPSKTGGLLVFMSSLINLALLSEIRALNTRMLIRQHFMTRNVVSGWVIIWVYSMIFLIIIGSAIPQATYILYGRLATIVYLTTGLVLCLY, encoded by the exons atggagtctagcttcagttgttatctgattggtattgcatgccctgagtac aatactgaagatgactccggttatgagatacagacaaccaagttctttatgattgcagtacaccaccaccccactggactgcttaagacagctaaaagtgttggatttcaatatcctactacattaagattattccacatcggttatgttctaggcgtaatatatggattcttgttctcactcatcttaacagcgagagaaaactactactcagatgctagtctaatcagtagcatcgtacttggagttatcatctctgagacaggattatttatcagctttttctggggagtatatactacgagttggactactggtttagatcttgaaggtctttgtttaccggatccaagttctcttgtgcttttcatgaccatcatgttaagtgcattaagtatagtggtatccagcgtatatttgaaaaaccaacatttgtatacaagctgtacgaatatcatgacattcactttg tttgttccctatctaccatattatctaattggtttaattttcttacaaacggcttttggtttgattgaattatcgcacccagataactccataccagtgaaccggtttgtaactccgcttcatatcgtacctgaatggtactttttagcatattatgcggtgttaaaagtaatcccatccaaaaccggtggtttgttagtatttatgtcctctctcattaacttagctcttttatctgaaattcgagctttgaatactcgaatgttgatacgacaacattttatgactcgaaatgtagtcagtggatgggtaattatttgggtatacagtatgatcttcttgattattattggtagtgctattccacaagcgacttatatcttatatggtagattagctactatcgtatatcttactaccggattggttctatgcttatactaa
- a CDS encoding cytochrome b (encoded by transcript BESB_057940) has translation MSAHYSLVIEQDSFVPYLPYYLIGLIFLQTAFGLIELSHPDNSIPVNRFVTPLHIVPEWYFLAYYAVLKVIPSKTGGLLVFMSSLINLALLSEIRALNTRMLIRQHFMTRNVVSGWVIIWVYSMIFLIIIGSAIPQATYILYGRLATIVYLTTGLVLCLY, from the exons atgtcggctcattactcccttgttattgaacaagattca tttgttccctatctaccatattatctaattggtttaattttcttacaaacggcttttggtttgattgaattatcgcacccagataactccataccagtgaaccggtttgtaactccgcttcatatcgtacctgaatggtactttttagcatattatgcggtgttaaaagtaatcccatccaaaaccggtggtttgttagtatttatgtcctctctcattaacttagctcttttatctgaaattcgagctttgaatactcgaatgttgatacgacaacattttatgactcgaaatgtagtcagtggatgggtaattatttgggtatacagtatgatcttcttgattattattggtagtgctattccacaagcgacttatatcttatatggtagattagctactatcgtatatcttactaccggattggttctatgcttatactaa
- a CDS encoding cytochrome c oxidase subunit iii subfamily protein (encoded by transcript BESB_057950): MTIMLSALSIVVSSVYLKNQHLYTSCTNIMTFTLVVAFLMLVCTEYLGLSLYINDNAFGNGLFILTGIHFSHVIVGAILVFFTQSIYSSLVTYMPTSSIMLSKSKGMLCKIFTEPFTILYLHFVETMWILIHITFYL, encoded by the coding sequence atgaccatcatgttaagtgcattaagtatagtggtatccagcgtatatttgaaaaaccaacatttgtatacaagctgtacgaatatcatgacattcactttggtagtcgccttcttaatgttagtctgtacggaatacttaggactatctctttatattaatgataatgcatttggtaatggacttttcatcttaactggtatacattttagccatgttattgttggagctatccttgtattcttcactcaaagtatctatagttctttagttacttacatgcctacaagctctataatgctaagcaaatctaaaggtatgttatgcaagatctttacagaaccattcactattttatatctacactttgtagaaaccatgtggatattaatccacattacattctatctctaa
- a CDS encoding cytochrome b (encoded by transcript BESB_057930), which yields MVLGSYVELSHPDNSIPVNRFVTPLHIVPEWYFLAYYAVLKVIPSKTGGLLVFMSSLINLALLSEIRALNTRMLIRQHFMTRNVVSGWVIIWVYSMIFLIIIGSAIPQATYILYGRLATIVYLTTGLVLCLY from the exons atggttttgggctc ctatgtcgaattatcgcacccagataactccataccagtgaaccggtttgtaactccgcttcatatcgtacctgaatggtactttttagcatattatgcggtgttaaaagtaatcccatccaaaaccggtggtttgttagtatttatgtcctctctcattaacttagctcttttatctgaaattcgagctttgaatactcgaatgttgatacgacaacattttatgactcgaaatgtagtcagtggatgggtaattatttgggtatacagtatgatcttcttgattattattggtagtgctattccacaagcgacttatatcttatatggtagattagctactatcgtatatcttactaccggattggttctatgcttatactaa
- a CDS encoding cytochrome b (encoded by transcript BESB_057920), giving the protein MSLFRAHLVFYRCALNLNSSYNFGFLVAITFVLQIITGITLAFRYTSEASCAFASVQHLVREVAAGWEFRMLHATTASFVFLCILIHMSRGMYNSSYSYLTTAWMSGLVLYLLTIATAFLGYVLPWGQMSFWGATVITNLLSPIPYLVPWLLGGYYVSDVTLKRFFVLHFILPFVGCILIVLHIFYLHLNGSSNPAGIDSALKVAFYPHMLMTDAKCLSYLIGLIFLQTAFGLIELSHPDNSIPVNRFVTPLHIVPEWYFLAYYAVLKVIPSKTGGLLVFMSSLINLALLSEIRALNTRMLIRQHFMTRNVVSGWVIIWVYSMIFLIIIGSAIPQATYILYGRLATIVYLTTGLVLCLY; this is encoded by the coding sequence atgagtctattccgggcacacctcgtcttttatcggtgtgctctcaatctaaattcatcttataactttggtttcttagttgcaattacctttgtactccaaataattacaggtatcactttagcgttccgatatacttctgaagcatcttgtgcatttgctagtgttcaacatctagttagagaggtagcagcaggatgggaatttaggatgttgcatgcaacaactgcttctttcgtcttcttgtgtatcttaatacacatgtctcgaggtatgtataactccagctatagttatttaactactgcttggatgtctggtttagttttatatctacttactatagccactgctttcctcggttatgtactaccatggggacagatgagtttctggggtgctacagtcattactaatctcctttctccaataccatatttagtaccttggttactcggtggatactatgtatctgatgtaacattaaaacgattctttgtattgcactttatattaccttttgtaggttgcattctaattgtattacacatcttctatttacatttaaatggttctagtaaccctgcaggtattgattccgcacttaaagtagccttctatcctcatatgttaatgaccgatgctaaatgtctatcctatctaattggtttaattttcttacaaacggcttttggtttgattgaattatcgcacccagataactccataccagtgaaccggtttgtaactccgcttcatatcgtacctgaatggtactttttagcatattatgcggtgttaaaagtaatcccatccaaaaccggtggtttgttagtatttatgtcctctctcattaacttagctcttttatctgaaattcgagctttgaatactcgaatgttgatacgacaacattttatgactcgaaatgtagtcagtggatgggtaattatttgggtatacagtatgatcttcttgattattattggtagtgctattccacaagcgacttatatcttatatggtagattagctactatcgtatatcttactaccggattggttctatgcttatactaa
- a CDS encoding uncharacterized protein (encoded by transcript BESB_057910), translating into MITVILKSNTFSCLKQSSGVVVYCNHKELGCLYLITGVIFSILGTIMSLFIRFELYSSGSRIICTETIATYNVIITIHGLAMIFMFLMPALYGGYGNFFVPIYIGGSEVVFPRTNAISYFLVPLGSVLLTQSICSEFGSGLGWTMYPPLSTSLMVLNPEATDWIIGGLAVLGISSILSSINFLGTCVFMGSNAGAKNYILYIWAIIFTALMLVFTLPILTGGLVMILLDLHVNTEFYDSMYSGDSVLYQHLFWFFGHPEVYILILPAFGVVSQTLSMYAARSVFGGQSMILAMGCISILGSLVWAHHMMTVGLEVDTRAYFSAMTIMIAIPTGTKIFNWLGTYMASHTTTRTVDLWAALSFILLFTLGGTTGVVMGNAGMDIALHDTYYIVAHFHFVLSLGAVLATICGFIFYSRDMFGDTVNLFHVNTGASPYLSIWFVVFLGSILLIFIPMHILGFNVMPRRIPDYPDYLCYINTWCSIGSISTIVIILTMLC; encoded by the coding sequence atgattaccgtgatattgaaatccaacacttttagctgtcttaagcagtccagtggggtggtggtgtactgcaatcataaagaacttggttgtctgtatctcataaccggagtcatcttcagtattctaggaactataatgtctttgtttattcgatttgagttatacagttctggatcgcggatcatttgtacagagacgatagctacttataatgtgataataacgatacatggcctagctatgatctttatgttcttaatgcctgctttgtacggaggatatggtaacttctttgtaccaatatatattggtggttcggaagtcgttttcccaagaactaacgcgatctcctattttctagtaccattaggttctgtgttgttaactcaaagtatttgttccgagtttggtagtggtcttggttggacaatgtatcctccactaagtactagcttgatggtgttaaatccagaggcaactgattggattatcggaggtcttgcagtactaggaattagtagtattttaagttctattaacttccttggtacttgcgtcttcatgggttctaatgctggtgctaagaactatattctatatatctgggctatcatatttactgcccttatgttagtcttcactctacctattcttactggtggattagttatgatccttcttgatctacacgtaaacactgaattttatgattctatgtattctggtgatagtgtactttatcaacatctattctggttcttcggacatccagaggtatacattctaattttacctgcttttggtgtagtctcgcagacattatctatgtatgctgctagatctgtcttcggtggacaatctatgatcttagctatgggttgtatttctattctaggttccttagtatgggcacatcatatgatgacagtcggtctagaggtagataccagagcttatttctctgctatgactattatgattgcaattcctaccggtactaagattttcaactggttaggtacctatatggctagccatacaactacaagaactgtagatctatgggctgctcttagttttatcctattgtttactctaggtggtactacaggtgtagttatgggtaacgctggtatggatattgccctacatgatacatactatattgtagctcatttccatttcgtattatctcttggtgcagtactagctactatatgtggctttatcttctatagcagagatatgttcggagatactgtaaatctattccatgtaaataccggtgcttctccatatttaagcatctggtttgtagtcttcttaggtagtatcttattaattttcatccctatgcatatacttggtttcaacgttatgccaagaaggataccagattaccctgattatctttgttatattaatacatggtgttcaattggttctatatccacaatagttatcatcttaactatgctctgctaa